The Methanopyrus kandleri AV19 DNA segment CCCTCGCGATCCGCTCGCCCCACTCACGCCACCGCGACACGAACTCCCGGTAGTTCCGGCGGTTGATCCGGGCCTCGAGGACGTATAAGTCGCGACCCGACACGGTGAGCCCCGGGTCTCCCGATGCGCAGGCTGAGGAAGAAGCTTCTGGAGCGCGCCGAGGGGTCGCTGGAGGCCGCGCGGTGGCTCCTGGGACGCGGTAACACCGACCTGGCGTTGGTCATGGCGGAGCGGGCGGCCGGGCTCAGGATCAGGGCCGCCCAGATCCTGCTCGCGGGGGAGCACGCGCGAGGACACGACCTGAGGGACCTCCGGGGACGAGCGCATCGACGGGTTCGTGTGTGAGCACGCGAAGGCCCTCGACGTGCTGGGCGTGGCCTACACCGAGTGCCGGTACGGCGCTTGGGAGCCCTCCGAGGAGACCTTGGAGTGGGCCATCGGGACCGTCGAGGAACTCTTCGAGCTGCTCGAGCGGGTGGAGAGGGACCACGGACCGGCCTCACGACCGTGACCCGGGTGGTCGGTACTCCTTCAGCCCCGCCCACTCCTCCCACGTGTGGAGGACGATCCTGTTCATGGTCCACCTCCGGGCGCACTCCTCGTCGAACGTGACGGCCACGGGTAGTACCGCACGGTCTCGACGACCCGACCCCACACCGTGACGATCCGGTGATCGCGCACCCACCTCTCGTATTTGAGCGTCAGGAGGAAACCCGTCAGCATCGCGGCCGGCGCGAGCCACCCGCAGTACGGCGGCAACGACCCGAGGACTGTCGCCGCGCCCACGCCCGTCCCGACGACCGCGGGGATCACGAACCTCGGGAGCGCGGGCTTCGGAACCCCGGTAGTAGCGTCGCGACGTCCGAACGGTACGAGAACACCAGCAACCCGGCGAACGTGGACACGAGCTCGAACCTCACCGACGGTGGCGAATGACCGCCGAGCAGGACGCTCATCTCGTAGGTAAACGCCAGCGCGACCCATCCCATGGTGGAGACGACCAGGAGGTACCCCGACGGGGCGCAGTTGATGAGGTCCGGCCTGAAGACCAGCCGGGTGACGGGGTCGCACCGGGAGTTCTTGAACTCCTCCGGTTCCTCCCATGACCTCGGCTTCTTCTCCTCGACCCCTCGACCCCGAAGGACGTCCATGGCCCGTTTCCTCCGCCGCTCCCAGGCGATGTGGAGTATGAACAGGCCGTACGCGGTCACGCCGGTGACGACCAGCTGCGGCGCGAGGATCGCGACCACGTACTACATCGGGATCAAACCGACGGTTCCCCCGAGAGTCCCCCGGTCACGGTACGATGAGTTAAACCGCGTGGAACCCGGGCGGGCGTCGACACCCCCGTGACGCGTTCACACCCGGAGCTCGGGCCTGGGCCTCGCCGGGTGCGACACCGCAGCCCTATCCCAGTCGTGTGCGGCCCAGTCCGAGTGCTCGTAGTACGTGCTCCCCTCGACCCAGCGCACGCTCACGAGCGACTCCCTCGCGACCTCGAAGGGGAGCCGTACCCTCCAGGGCACGTGCGTCCTGAAGGCCCTCACGCGCTCCCCGAGGAGCACGTGCGCACCCTCGGGTAATGGTCCGTCCTCGAGGAACGTCGAGTCCTCGGTCACCGGAAACCCCTCCGGGTCGGGCACGAGGAGCACGACCTCAGCGCCCGGTGGGCCCTCGACCCGGAGGACACCCTCACGCCACTCGGACCGCGCCTCACCCAACCGCCGGAAGAACCGCTCGAACGTACCCGGCAGGTCCCCGGAAGCCACTTCGACCCAGCGGTCGTCTCGGAGCCTGAAGAGGGCACCCTCGTCCAGCTCGGGGGTGCGGAGGACCGCGGTCGTGACAGGATGGAACTGGAACGTGCGCATAGCGTCCACCCTCCCACGCCAAGAGGGCCGCCCCTACCGTGCGACCTCCCGATATCACTCCCGGTACCAACGGGTATTAATTTAACGATAAACGAGATGAATCGGTGGGGACCGCGCCGTCCGGAGGAATCACCCCAGGAGCCCGCGGATCCCGTCCGCAAGGTCCCGAGGCAGTTAAGACCCCGTTTCATCGACCGTCGGGATGCTTCCGATGAAGAGTCACTCCCCTGCCGAGTGGTGACGAGTTTTCCTCTTGGCGGAGGACGTCCGAGGCCTCCGCCGGATCTCCTACTCCGAGTTGAGGATGCGGCGTTGAAACGGTACCACACGGGTCCGGACGGACCGCGGCACCTGGAGCCACTTCCACGGAGCGTACATCCCATCGAAGCCGGGTAATTCGTTTCCGAATCAACTCGCCCTCGCAGTGCTCCAAGGCGAGGAACTCAACTTTCGGCCGAGGCCCACCCTCGACACGTCTCGGCTCCGCGGACATAGCCCGAGGATGGAGGAGACGTCCACCGCCACGCTCGTCCCGACGGTGATGGTCGGTCGACCCGGAACGTCGGATCCTACGACGTCCTCGAGCGCTCCCCATTCCTCCTTCGGATCCCCGCGATCTCGTAGTAATCCGGTAGCGACTTGAACCTCCGGTGCTTGCGGATCCACTTGCCCGGCTCGTCGTACTCGACATCCTCCTCCGAGTCCTCCTCCTTCCGAGTGTCGGCGATAGTGGCCTCGCCCACACCGTTCGAGTCTCCCTCCAACTCCTCCCACATCCTCGCGTAATGGAGCTCCTTAGGCTCCCTTCCACCACGCAACGTCCGAACGATACAGGCTCCGACGGCTACGAAGTACGATATCGTCAAGATCAGTAATACCGTCTTAATGTCCACCTCCAGCTCCCATCCGACACCCAGCTTCTCACACACCTCGTCCCAAGCATCGATCGAGAGGACTATCAGACCGGAGGTGGAGGGTCCGACTATGGGCGGGATCCCGTCGATCGCCTCGAACCCCAGGTACGCCAGCGATTTCACCTCTATCCCGGCCAGACGCCCGCGACTCCCGAGCACGAACGCCTTGATCCACCTCTTAGGCACGCTCACCTTCCCCTCCATCAACCCCGCGACCGCCAACACCGCCCGGGCACGCAGTTCACGGACCCGCTCGGGCTTCCGGGTCAACACGAACCCTCGCGAGACGAGCACGATCGTGTGGGCCCCAGGGGAGGGTTTGATCCGGATCTCGTCCCCCCGAGGTCGAACGAACACCTCGTGGTACGAGGAGAGCAAACCCTCGCAGGCGAGTAACTCACCCCGACCGGGGAGCACATCGGCCAACCTCTCGGCCAACTCCTCGTCCCTCAAGAAAGTGTGAACGCGCCACGCATCCACCTCAACGTGACCGCCGAAAGTCACGATACCGACACGGTGATACTTGAACGACGAAACCCTGACGACGATCCAACCGTCGTCGGTGCTCACGTCTTTAACTTCGATATATTTGTTTAAAACCAAATTCACAAGATAGGGTATTATAACCAAAATTAACGCTATCTCGAATTTGAGTCGAGCACAAAAGAAGAGCCCAAATGCTGGAAAGAAAGTCATTAGAATTAAACTAGCGACGGCTGGATGGAGTACTATCGGAGTCGGTAACGGTATCGTCTTTCTGTAAATTATATAGTATTTCAGCGGCCCTGATCGCGGTTTTGGTTCCGATAAATTCCACAGGATAGCTATTGGATATGACCATATCGGAAGTGATAACCAAAATATTGTAATAATGACTACTATTATAGATGTTAATCCGATATTAGACAGTAAGTAGTCCAAGGAGTCCAAGGGCGTCACCCTCTACGCGCTTTATACAAATACATTACTTCCGTCAACAGGTCCAATACTTTCCTCTTAGAGGTTATAGGAGAGATTACTAGTGAGATCCCAGTAGATACTGCGACACTGGCGAGTTGGGGTACGATCACGTAGAATAAGATCGCGTGGAGCGGGTCACTACTAGCTTTTAATATAGTGCAAATTATGTAGTAAACTATGACTAAAGATAGCACATAAACGATGATTGGTGTGAACGCCGGGTGGAGACTCGAGAGTAGCATTAGACCGTTACTCTTCACGATTCTATGGCTGGATTCTACCAACGAAACGCCTTTGGAGCCCACTACAGCGAACTCTATTAACCATTCGAGTAAACTGATTCGATCCAATGATACGTTAGTCTTTTCTTCTATATCTCGTAATGTTGAGGTGTAACTATTCCTACCTAAGAGCAATGGTAAGGTTACAGTAGCGAGCGCGTCAAAGTTGTAAACTTTATCTAAATTTGTATTAGATTGGCTTGTAGTCAGTGTAATCCCAGGAGTAATCACTGATACGATATTCCCGTTTTCAGGGTTGTGTTTTACTTCAATAATGCTCGAGCCTGGTTTCAACACGCCTAGGTAGAAGTTGACACGTTCGACGCCATCAAGTGTGGAAAATAATGTTCTCAGAAGACGCTCGGTCCGCTTTGAAATTGAGTACTTTATAAGTTCGCTACCGCGTGTTTTAAGTTCTAATTGGATGTTATTAGTGTGTATATTCTCGCTGAAACTAGCGATTAAGATTGGTTGGTAAGTGATTGTGAAAAGCTTGATTCTAATTTTGTGGTTAGACGGTAATACTTTCGCTATAGTTATGTATGGGGTCATTGCAGCGAGCCAGAGTGACAGTGATGCTGTGATGGTAACTATGATTAAAATTGCTGTAAGTCTGAGGAAGTGGAGGTGCTTTTCTTTGGTGACAATACATACGCCACACTCTACGAGGATACTTATGAGAAATACAATATATGATGATACCATGGATAGTCCAGGGGGTATTAAGATCGGGTACGATCTTAAGATTACGTGATCATCGAGTGTTTCTCGCCTGCACCTAGCCTCTCGCCGGGCCAGTCCTCTCGCGAGAACGACCAGGAGAGGGGGTGTGATCACGATGATCGAGAAGAGGATCGAGAAGAGCGTGATGAAGGCGATGATCTGCCCGGGCTCGAGAGCCAGCTCAAGCCGCCCCCCACTCCTTCTTCAACCCGGCCGCATGCGGTACTCCCACGGGCTCACGCTCGTCATCAAATGCCTTCTTTATAGTCTCCTTCCCCTTTTCTTCCCAGCACTTGGGAACTCCTCCGTTGTAAGTAGGCGGCGTTAATCCCTCAGTAGCCTTGTTGGCGAGACCTTTAGCGAGAGTCCCAGACACTAAGCCCGAGACACCGACAGCTGTGTTGACGATTCTTTCCCTAACCCTCCCTCTATCACCACGCATCACGTCCCCCACGACCCTCGAAGACCAGGCTCAATATTACGTACAGTGAGAGGACGGGGTAGAGCTTCCGGAGGAGGTCACCCACCCGGCCCGACTCGACCCGCAAGGAACCAGAACTCCGATACGACCTCCCTCACCTGGGGATCACCGCAGATTAAGCGCAGGAAGTCCTCCACGGGCGACGGACCCCCGCGCGACCTCCGTTCGGGCGGAGGGGGCGGTTCCTCACCGCCTTTCGTCTCCGGAGAGTTCAAATGGGGAGCGCTCAACCCCGTCCCGTGGACCGACGGTGATCGGCGGGGGCGGTCGGGGGGCTTGATCGAGGTCCTGACGGTCCTGCTAGCCCACGATCCGACCCTCATGGACCCGTGCACGCACGGGTTGGAGGTCGTTGTCACCGGCGTGCGGGGCGCCGGGAGGGTTGGGGGTGGGAGGGAGGAGACCGGTGGCGTGGGTAAGGGCGTTGGAGGCGGGGGTCGTGGTGGGAAGGTTGGTGGGGGCGGGAAGACCGTGCACCCGAGTGAGTTGTTGACGAAGC contains these protein-coding regions:
- a CDS encoding HEPN domain-containing protein, coding for MRRLRKKLLERAEGSLEAARWLLGRGNTDLALVMAERAAGLRIRAAQILLAGEHARGHDLRDLRGRAHRRVRV